From the genome of Desertifilum tharense IPPAS B-1220, one region includes:
- a CDS encoding DUF760 domain-containing protein translates to MNNQHDRVPEFFNEGESGGNLLWQYVQSMSPETIAQLSKPVSPEVFQVMEQNIVGMLGHLPSEHFGVTVTTNRENLGRLLASAMISGYFLRNAEQRMNFERALHSAEPHESHGDR, encoded by the coding sequence GTGAATAACCAGCACGATCGCGTTCCAGAATTCTTTAATGAAGGGGAGTCCGGCGGTAACTTATTGTGGCAGTACGTCCAGTCTATGAGTCCTGAGACGATCGCTCAACTCTCTAAGCCTGTCTCTCCGGAAGTCTTCCAAGTGATGGAGCAAAATATTGTCGGAATGCTCGGACACTTGCCCTCAGAACATTTTGGCGTTACCGTTACTACCAACCGAGAAAATCTAGGTCGCCTGTTAGCCTCAGCGATGATTAGTGGCTACTTCTTGCGGAATGCAGAGCAACGGATGAATTTTGAACGCGCTTTACATTCTGCCGAACCCCATGAATCTCATGGCGATCGCTAG
- the accB gene encoding acetyl-CoA carboxylase biotin carboxyl carrier protein, whose amino-acid sequence MQLNFNELRELIAALNQTDIAELTLKSADFELTLRKGDRYPLSGIPPEVSNAVPPAALNATLPLPVAPSELSAPPTPVADKRWVEITSPLVGTFYRSPAPDEPPFVDVGDRIRTGQTVCIIEAMKVMNELEAEVSGQIVEVLVENGQPVEFGQALMRVNPD is encoded by the coding sequence GTGCAATTAAACTTTAACGAACTCCGTGAATTAATCGCCGCATTGAACCAGACTGACATTGCGGAGTTGACGTTAAAGAGTGCGGATTTTGAGTTGACGCTGCGAAAAGGCGATCGCTATCCTCTCTCAGGTATTCCCCCAGAGGTTAGTAACGCGGTACCCCCGGCTGCACTCAACGCGACGCTTCCCCTACCTGTCGCGCCTTCAGAACTGTCAGCGCCCCCAACACCCGTGGCGGATAAGCGTTGGGTGGAAATTACTTCGCCCCTGGTTGGCACCTTTTATCGCTCTCCTGCACCCGACGAACCGCCGTTTGTGGATGTGGGCGATCGCATTCGCACGGGTCAAACGGTCTGTATTATTGAAGCGATGAAGGTAATGAACGAACTCGAAGCTGAAGTATCGGGTCAAATTGTGGAAGTTTTGGTCGAAAATGGTCAGCCTGTCGAGTTTGGTCAAGCTTTAATGCGCGTTAATCCCGATTAA
- the mutY gene encoding A/G-specific adenine glycosylase gives MVRRSNLDLTFSSVGSSSLPNFAVKSLQTTLLNWYDQQGRDLPWRNTRDPYAIWVSEIMLQQTQVKTVIPYYERWLQAFPTVSDLAQAELDRVLKVWQGLGYYARARNLHKAAQEITRNSNGIFPSNVEQVLALPGIGRTTAGGILSAAFNQPLPILDGNVKRVLARLIALEVPPAKALNLLWQLSETLLEPEHPRDFNQALMDLGATVCTPKNPECDRCPWTFQCQAYHLGQQSNFPMRETSAPIPHKFIGVAVIWNEAQQILIDKRHPEGLLGGLWEFPGGKVEAGETLAECIKREIQEELGIEIAVGDHLITIEHAYTHFRVTLNVYHCQHINGIPQPIECEEIRWVTLEEIESYPFPKANIQIIEALKTFVASQVS, from the coding sequence GTGGTCAGGCGAAGCAATCTAGATTTAACCTTTTCTTCGGTAGGCTCTAGCAGTCTACCGAATTTTGCCGTTAAATCCCTACAAACTACCCTCCTGAATTGGTACGATCAACAGGGTCGGGATCTGCCGTGGCGAAACACCCGCGATCCTTATGCGATTTGGGTTTCAGAGATTATGCTTCAGCAAACCCAAGTCAAAACAGTCATTCCCTACTACGAACGCTGGTTGCAGGCGTTTCCCACCGTTTCTGATTTAGCCCAGGCTGAGTTAGACCGCGTTTTAAAAGTCTGGCAAGGTCTAGGCTACTACGCCCGCGCCCGCAATTTACACAAAGCCGCTCAGGAAATTACGCGCAACTCTAACGGTATTTTTCCCTCGAATGTGGAACAAGTCCTAGCCTTACCGGGAATTGGACGTACCACCGCCGGGGGAATTTTAAGTGCGGCATTTAACCAACCGCTGCCCATCCTTGATGGTAATGTAAAGCGGGTGCTGGCAAGACTGATTGCTCTTGAGGTTCCTCCCGCCAAAGCGCTGAATTTATTATGGCAACTGTCAGAAACTTTGCTAGAACCAGAGCATCCCAGGGATTTTAATCAAGCGTTGATGGACTTAGGGGCAACGGTTTGTACCCCGAAAAATCCAGAGTGCGATCGCTGTCCTTGGACTTTTCAATGCCAAGCTTATCATTTAGGTCAACAATCCAACTTTCCCATGCGCGAAACTTCTGCCCCCATTCCCCATAAATTTATCGGCGTCGCTGTTATCTGGAACGAAGCCCAACAAATTTTAATTGACAAGCGCCATCCAGAAGGCTTGCTGGGCGGCTTGTGGGAGTTTCCAGGGGGAAAAGTAGAAGCAGGCGAAACCCTAGCCGAATGTATCAAGCGCGAAATTCAAGAAGAATTAGGGATTGAAATTGCCGTCGGCGATCATCTCATTACTATCGAACACGCCTATACTCATTTTCGGGTAACGCTCAACGTTTATCACTGTCAGCACATTAACGGCATCCCGCAACCGATAGAATGCGAAGAAATTCGTTGGGTAACGTTAGAGGAAATTGAAAGCTATCCCTTCCCCAAAGCCAATATACAAATTATTGAAGCGCTGAAAACCTTTGTCGCGTCTCAGGTTAGCTAA
- the efp gene encoding elongation factor P, translated as MISSNDFRTGVSIELDGSVWRVVEFLHVKPGKGSAFVRTKLKNVQSGNVMERTFRAGETVPQANLEKTVKQFTYKDAEQFVFMDMETYEESRLNSDQIGDRVKYLKEGMEVSVLTWNDQVLEVELPNSVVLEVTETDPGVKGDTATGGTKPAIVETGAQVMVPLFITVGEKIKVDTRNDSYLGREN; from the coding sequence ATGATCTCTAGTAATGACTTTAGAACAGGTGTTTCTATTGAGTTAGACGGCAGCGTGTGGCGGGTGGTGGAATTTCTCCACGTTAAACCCGGTAAAGGCTCTGCTTTTGTACGGACTAAGCTCAAAAACGTTCAAAGCGGAAACGTTATGGAACGCACGTTCCGGGCAGGGGAAACGGTTCCCCAAGCCAACCTCGAAAAAACGGTGAAGCAGTTCACCTATAAAGACGCCGAACAGTTCGTATTTATGGATATGGAGACGTATGAAGAAAGCCGTCTCAATAGCGACCAAATTGGCGATCGCGTCAAGTATCTCAAAGAAGGGATGGAAGTCAGCGTTCTCACCTGGAACGACCAAGTTCTAGAAGTCGAGTTGCCGAACTCTGTGGTTCTAGAGGTGACAGAAACCGATCCCGGTGTTAAGGGTGACACCGCTACGGGGGGAACCAAACCCGCGATCGTGGAAACCGGGGCGCAAGTTATGGTGCCTCTATTTATTACGGTGGGTGAGAAAATTAAAGTCGATACCCGCAACGATTCTTACTTGGGTCGGGAAAATTAA
- a CDS encoding tetratricopeptide repeat protein, with the protein MKSLRASSKGLKQVDLARKSLGWNKTAPEWCQAAFTSRATLKRFWAQQAIRRETFIAICEGVKVSWREVADWEDATHRELAIAQFTLPEKLPPVQNWVGRSQELQTLKAQLLNPVTRAITITAVCVVGLAGIGKTTLAAQLVRELQGENAPFVVAAWESLRSVTGKPPRFDGVMDSLLLELSQGEITPVTTILDSDRQKTARLVQLLKRQPCLLVLDNVETVLQTKQAKRAGFFADECDEYAWLFTQLAENEHRSKVVFTSRETLAQIQGLQTQTLKLGGLDIPSAVQLLEAFDLQATPEELTALATRYDGHPKALEVVAALIRDDAEFQGQVCRFLTNTDWLLVNTLDALIDQVIHRLSDEELACLSQISVYETNHYPLSVSGIEAQLPETPKQAVKETVIEALKRRHLLDYNATQASYQMHPLVQEKASFLLEGSIFKKAHRLAYQYFLWVAKPEEKWQDIQDLKPFMRAHYHAIQAGDWDAAAMAIEPIYDRLNQWRYFDVIVDLYSELLPKNWRLGEQLVTDAGLQSDIITRLGYGYFYLGKHRESQEYYQHGLAIARQIGDRRRQAEALCNLGLSHESVGEYHTALEILQEGLTIAEEISHWRLVYRAASFLGITNFSLSNYPKAANYHKRSLEIARQNDFFEGEMLALGNLGGLFDMIGDYEQALFYNQQYLAAVEETNNFRQKATGITLLGRTYNKMGDYKKALNLGLQAYRIVQNNGANQEEMNALNVLGTSQRGLGEYQTAIQLFQKRLTLAQKAEARHSIADSLCELGITYRLMKEYALAQTNLEQCLEIFQDNQNRADLARASLELVKLKRATSSQDIESMRNYLRQAQEISESLKIPLLAEVQAEMQSLEQERQ; encoded by the coding sequence ATGAAGTCGTTAAGAGCATCGAGCAAAGGATTAAAACAAGTCGATTTGGCGAGAAAATCGCTGGGATGGAATAAAACAGCCCCAGAGTGGTGTCAAGCGGCGTTTACATCTAGGGCGACTTTGAAGCGGTTTTGGGCGCAACAAGCCATCCGGCGAGAAACGTTTATCGCCATTTGCGAGGGGGTGAAGGTGAGTTGGAGGGAGGTAGCCGACTGGGAAGACGCTACGCATCGAGAATTAGCGATCGCTCAATTTACGCTTCCCGAAAAGCTACCGCCCGTGCAAAACTGGGTAGGGCGATCGCAGGAACTCCAAACCCTAAAAGCTCAATTACTCAATCCTGTTACCCGTGCGATTACCATCACCGCCGTTTGTGTCGTCGGGTTAGCTGGGATTGGTAAAACGACGCTTGCTGCTCAGTTGGTTCGCGAGTTACAAGGGGAAAATGCCCCTTTTGTGGTAGCCGCCTGGGAATCTTTACGTTCAGTGACGGGGAAACCGCCGCGTTTTGATGGGGTAATGGACTCGCTGTTGCTAGAGTTATCCCAGGGGGAAATTACCCCAGTAACGACAATCTTGGATAGCGATCGCCAAAAGACGGCTAGACTGGTACAACTCCTCAAGCGTCAGCCTTGTTTATTGGTTTTGGATAATGTGGAAACGGTTCTGCAAACTAAGCAAGCCAAACGCGCTGGCTTTTTTGCGGATGAATGCGATGAATACGCCTGGTTATTTACGCAACTCGCAGAAAACGAACATCGCAGTAAGGTTGTATTTACCAGCCGCGAGACTTTAGCCCAAATTCAAGGCTTGCAAACTCAAACTTTAAAGCTAGGTGGCTTAGATATTCCCTCAGCAGTTCAGTTACTAGAAGCCTTTGATTTACAAGCTACTCCCGAAGAATTAACCGCTCTTGCAACCCGCTATGATGGACACCCCAAGGCGTTAGAAGTTGTTGCAGCCTTAATTCGAGATGACGCAGAATTTCAAGGACAAGTTTGTCGCTTTTTAACGAATACAGATTGGTTGTTAGTCAATACGCTAGATGCTTTAATCGATCAGGTCATTCATCGCTTAAGTGATGAGGAACTGGCGTGTTTGAGTCAAATTTCTGTTTATGAAACTAATCATTATCCTCTATCTGTTTCGGGAATAGAAGCGCAACTCCCAGAAACTCCGAAACAAGCCGTTAAGGAGACAGTGATTGAAGCACTCAAGCGGCGGCATTTGCTGGACTATAATGCGACGCAAGCCTCTTATCAAATGCATCCTTTGGTTCAAGAAAAAGCGTCTTTCTTGCTAGAGGGTTCTATTTTTAAGAAAGCCCATCGTTTGGCTTATCAGTATTTTCTGTGGGTAGCAAAGCCAGAGGAGAAATGGCAAGATATTCAAGACCTAAAGCCCTTTATGAGAGCGCATTATCACGCCATTCAAGCAGGAGATTGGGATGCAGCAGCAATGGCAATCGAGCCAATTTACGACCGGCTAAATCAATGGCGTTATTTTGATGTAATTGTCGATCTGTACAGTGAATTACTACCCAAAAATTGGCGTTTGGGAGAGCAATTAGTAACTGATGCTGGACTGCAAAGCGATATTATCACTCGCTTAGGATATGGTTATTTTTATTTAGGAAAGCATCGCGAATCGCAGGAGTATTATCAGCACGGGTTAGCGATCGCGCGTCAAATCGGCGATCGCCGTCGTCAGGCTGAGGCTTTATGTAACTTGGGTTTGAGCCATGAGTCGGTTGGCGAATATCACACAGCACTGGAGATTTTGCAAGAGGGATTGACCATTGCTGAAGAGATTTCCCATTGGCGACTTGTCTATCGAGCCGCTTCTTTTTTAGGAATTACTAATTTTAGCCTTAGTAATTATCCCAAAGCCGCTAATTATCATAAGCGTTCTTTAGAAATTGCTCGACAAAATGATTTTTTTGAGGGGGAAATGCTGGCTCTAGGCAATCTTGGGGGTCTATTTGATATGATTGGCGATTACGAACAAGCCCTCTTTTATAATCAACAATATTTGGCAGCAGTAGAAGAAACTAATAATTTCCGACAAAAAGCAACTGGAATTACCCTACTAGGACGTACCTACAATAAGATGGGAGATTATAAAAAAGCCCTCAATTTGGGTTTACAAGCTTACCGAATTGTCCAAAATAACGGTGCTAATCAGGAGGAAATGAATGCCCTAAATGTATTGGGCACCAGCCAGCGAGGATTGGGAGAATATCAAACCGCGATTCAGCTATTTCAAAAACGCCTAACTTTAGCCCAAAAAGCTGAAGCTCGACATAGTATTGCCGATTCTCTATGCGAATTGGGCATTACCTATCGCCTGATGAAGGAATACGCTCTAGCCCAAACAAATCTAGAGCAATGTCTGGAGATTTTTCAAGATAATCAAAATCGTGCCGATCTAGCAAGGGCGTCTTTAGAGTTAGTAAAACTCAAGCGCGCTACCTCTTCCCAGGATATTGAGTCAATGAGAAATTATCTTAGACAAGCCCAAGAAATTAGCGAAAGTCTGAAAATTCCCTTATTAGCAGAAGTGCAGGCTGAAATGCAATCTTTAGAACAGGAGAGACAATAG
- a CDS encoding peptidylprolyl isomerase gives MSNLLQRLLRTSFLAILLCILSVGLSAAWWDLGDSGQPQRQSRLPAGDAITDGKALLRYALPIDNEPVRQMQSSIEDIATQLRGRRWTPIRSDISQVNRILNRPEELLASIPEANQAQARSLLEQLQTEISTIDEALEAKDREQIWTSRSTLLDLVGQLEESMVTGFPYEVPEDYSNLPQLKGRATIEFETTQGNITAVVDGYSAPVTAGNFVDLVQRGFYDGLEFTRAEDFYVLQIGDPPGPEDGFVDPKTGEYRRVPLEVFVRSEEKPIYGITLEDAGLYREQPVLPFSAYGTLAMARPDIDPNGGSSQFFFFLFEPELTPAGLNLLDGRYSVFGYVVENKEVLGKIKQGDKIISAQVVQGAENLVQPSAS, from the coding sequence ATGAGTAATCTATTGCAACGCTTGCTGAGAACGAGTTTCCTCGCCATTCTGCTGTGTATCCTGTCCGTGGGATTAAGTGCAGCTTGGTGGGATCTCGGTGATAGCGGACAACCTCAACGCCAAAGCCGCCTCCCCGCAGGCGATGCGATCACTGATGGTAAAGCCTTATTGCGCTACGCTTTACCCATCGATAACGAACCCGTGCGGCAAATGCAATCGAGCATTGAAGATATCGCCACCCAACTGCGCGGACGGCGTTGGACGCCCATTCGATCCGATATCAGCCAAGTGAATCGAATTCTGAACCGCCCAGAAGAGTTACTGGCTAGCATTCCAGAGGCGAATCAAGCCCAAGCGCGATCGCTTCTAGAGCAACTGCAAACCGAAATTTCTACAATAGATGAGGCCCTAGAAGCCAAAGATCGAGAGCAAATTTGGACAAGCCGCAGCACGTTGCTCGATCTGGTGGGACAACTTGAAGAAAGCATGGTCACTGGCTTCCCCTACGAAGTCCCAGAAGACTATAGCAACTTACCGCAACTCAAAGGTCGAGCCACCATTGAGTTTGAAACCACCCAAGGTAACATAACCGCCGTTGTCGATGGCTACAGCGCCCCTGTCACGGCTGGTAACTTCGTAGACTTGGTACAGCGCGGCTTTTACGACGGTTTAGAATTTACCCGCGCCGAAGACTTTTACGTCCTCCAAATTGGCGATCCGCCGGGCCCGGAAGATGGCTTTGTAGACCCCAAAACAGGTGAATATCGCCGCGTTCCCCTAGAAGTTTTTGTCCGCAGCGAAGAAAAACCCATCTATGGCATTACCCTAGAGGATGCAGGTCTTTATCGCGAACAACCCGTTCTTCCCTTCTCCGCCTACGGGACGCTCGCAATGGCACGACCGGATATTGACCCGAATGGCGGATCGTCGCAGTTTTTCTTCTTTTTGTTTGAACCGGAACTCACTCCCGCCGGACTCAACCTCCTAGACGGACGCTATTCTGTCTTTGGCTACGTTGTTGAGAACAAAGAGGTTCTGGGCAAAATTAAGCAAGGGGATAAAATTATCTCCGCCCAAGTGGTTCAAGGGGCAGAAAATTTAGTTCAACCCTCAGCTAGCTAG